A section of the bacterium genome encodes:
- a CDS encoding divalent-cation tolerance protein CutA has product MAKGHGEILILTTIAHTETATDFIKGLVEKRLAACVTRLPGAHSLYHWESNELTDDPELVLLIKSHHSRLAEIEKYFEDEHPYTVPELLVFDIDHIGDAYRGWLMKEIGL; this is encoded by the coding sequence ATGGCGAAGGGTCATGGGGAAATCCTCATCCTCACCACAATTGCGCATACGGAAACGGCAACGGATTTTATTAAAGGGCTTGTGGAAAAAAGGCTTGCGGCCTGTGTGACAAGATTGCCGGGTGCACACTCTCTTTATCATTGGGAGTCGAACGAATTGACCGATGATCCGGAACTCGTGTTACTGATAAAGTCTCATCATTCACGATTGGCGGAGATTGAAAAGTATTTTGAGGACGAGCATCCCTATACGGTCCCGGAATTGCTAGTGTTTGATATAGACCATATCGGCGATGCCTATCGCGGCTGGCTGATGAAGGAGATCGGCTTGTAG